CATCGGAGACGGTAAACTCAAAATCAACCTTGCCCGTCTAGACACTCGTTTACTTCACGGTCAGGTTGCAACTGCTTGGACTCCAGATTCAAAAGCAGACCGTATCATCGTTGCTTCAGATAACGTAGCTAAAGACGAATTACGTAAAGAATTGATTAAACAAGCAGCTCCAGGTAAAGTGAAAGCAAACGTTGTTCCTATCCAAAAACTAATCGACGTTGCAAAAGATCCTCGCTTCGGAGGAACACATGCCCTTATCTTGTTTGAAACACCTCAAGATGCTCTTCGTGCTATCGAAGGTGGCGTGCCAATCAAAACTCTTAATGTTGGATCAATGGCTCACTCAACTGGTAAAACAATGGTTAACAACGTTTTGTCTATGGATAAAGAAGACGTTGCCACATTTGAAAAAATGCGTGACCTTGGTGTTGAATTTGATGTACGTAAAGTACCAAACGACACGAAAAAAGATTTGTTTGACTTGATCAACAAAGCAAACGTGCAATAATCGATTTTATGAAAGGATTTTAAAGATGTCTATTATTTCTATGGTTTTAGTAGTCGTTGTAGCCTTCCTAGCAGGTCTTGAAGGTATCCTCGACCAGTTCCAATTCCATCAACCAATCGTAGCTTGTACCCTTATCGGTCTTGTTACTGGTAACCTTGAAGCAGGGATTATCCTTGGTGGTTCTCTTCAAATGATCGCCCTTGGTTGGGCTAACATCGGAGCTGCCGTAGCTCCTGACGCTGCTCTTGCTTCTGTTGCTGCTGCCATTATCATGGTTCTTGGTGGCGACTTTACTAAGACAGGTATCGGTGTTGCCCAAGCGGTTGCTATCCCTCTTGCAGTTGCTGGTCTATTCTTGACTATGATTGTCCGTACACTCTCTGTCGGATTGGTTCACACTGCTGATGCTTCTGCTAAAAAAGGTGACTTTAAAGCAGTTGAACGCGCTCACTTTGTCGCACTTCTTCTTCAAGGTCTTCGTATTGCAGTCCCTGCAGCACTCCTTCTAATGGTACCAACTGAAACCGTACAAAGCATTCTAAATACTATGCCTGATTGGCTTAAAGACGGTATGGCTATCGGTGGTGGTATGGTCGTTGCCGTTGGTTACGCTATGGTTATCAACATGATGGCAACTCGTGAAGTATGGCCATTCTTCGCTATCGGTTTCGTGCTTGCTGCCGTGTCAGATATTACTCTAATCGGATTTGGTGCTATCGGTGTTGCTATCGCTCTTATCTACCTTCACCTTTCTAAAACTGGTGGAAATGGTGGCGGAGGAGCCGCAACTTCTAACGACCCAATCGGCGATATCCTAGAAGACTACTAAGATAAGAAAGGACTGAAAACATCATGACTGAAAAACTTCAATTAACTAAATCAGATCGTAAAAAAGTTTGGTGGCGTTCAACTTTCTTACAAGGTTCTTGGAACTATGAACGTATGCAAAACTTGGGTTGGGCTTACTCATTAATTCCAGCTCTTAAAAAACTCTACACTAAAAAAGAAGATCAAATCGCTGCTCTTGAACGCCATCTTGAATTCTTCAACACTCACCCATACGTAGCCGCTCCAATCATGGGGGTTACTCTTGCACTTGAAGAAGAACGTGCTAACGGTGTTGAAATCGACGACGCTGCTATCCAAGGGGTTAAAATCGGTATGATGGGACCTCTTGCTGGTATCGGTGACCCAGTATTCTGGTTTACAGTACGCCCAATCCTTGGATCACTCGGTGCTTCACTTGCCCTTACTGGTAATATCTTAGGTCCAATCCTCTTTTTCGTTCTTTGGAACTTGATTCGTATGTCATTCTTGTGGTATACACAAGAGATTGGATACAAGGCTGGATCAGAAATCACTAAAGATATGTCTGGCGGTATCCTTCAAGACATCACTAAAGGAGCTTCTATCCTTGGTATGTTCATTCTTGCTGTCCTTGTTCAACGTTGGGTAAATATTAAATTTGCTTTCGATGTTGCCAAAGTTCAACTAGATGAAAAGGCTTATATCCATTGGGATAAATTGCCAGAAGGATCTAAAGGTATCCAAGAAGCATTCGCACAAGTAGGACAAGGATTGTCTCAAACACCTGAAAAAGTTACTACTTTCCAACAAAACTTGGATATGTTGATTCCTGGACTATCAGGACTACTCCTTACTTTACTTTGCATGTACTTGCTTAAGAAAAAAGTATCTCCAATCACTATTATCCTTGCCCTTTTCGCAGTGGGTATTGTGGCACATGTTCTTCACATCATGTAATCAAGCAACTTAAAAGGAATCAGGTTCTAAAATCTGATTCCTTTTTTCTATGTTTTTATTCAGCCAAAGCTCCCATTGGATCCCATGGTGCGAGTACAATTGGTTCTGCTTCATAGGCTGCTTGTTCTTCTGCTGTCAGCAATTCCTTACGGACAACGATTTGGTAAGTGTATTCGTCCATCCAAGCGTCTGAGGCAACAAAGTAACCATCTGCACCAACCTTGTCTCCCCATGAGTTTTCAACCTTCCACTTGGTTGATTTACCATTTTCGTCCAAGTCAACACCTGTCAAGACCATGGCGTGGGTCATCAAGCTTTCGCTATAGTCCAAACGTCCAGCCTTGTCTTGAGTAAGTTTAATGTCCATGCTTGATTCAAAGTCATAAATATCTGTCGCAAGAATTCCAGCTTTGCGGTTGCTGAGCTGGCCGACATCAGAACCAAACCAAACAGTCTCACCTGCTTGCATTTGGGCAATCGCCAATTCTTTCAAGCGCTCCATTGGAACATTGATGTAACGAACTGCACGGCTACCAACGACATTTCCTAACATCTCAACTGTGTAAGATTGGCCATAAGGCTTGTCTACAGTTGGAGCATTGATAACAGAAACATAGTCTTCTAGAGGAAGATTGACATATTTCTTGTAAAATTCCTGTGGCGTGATACCCTTTTCGCTTTGGTAGTTGTTATCCTTATCACGATAAGCAAAGTCAAATCTACGAGGTGGAAGTCCTAAAGACATAGCAAGGAAATTAAAGATTTCTTGCAAGAGGTCTTCTTTCTTAGCTTGGACAGTCGCTTGATCTGCACCAGAAGCAAGCAAGTCACGCAAGATTTGAGCATCTTGGCGAAGCAATTTGTTAAGGATTGCATTTAGCTCACGGCTACTGCTAGATGAAACGGACTCAGGATAAACTGACTTAGGCACGACACCGTATTTCTCAAAGAGGGCAACGACCATATCCCACTGACCACCGTCTTGTTGAGGTGTTTGAAGTAGGAATTTAACCTTGCGGCTCGTCAAGTCTTGGTCTGCAGTTGCAATGACTTGCTCCAAGAACCAGTTTGATTTCTCATACTTGTCCCAGAAGAATGTGTGGGCCTGTGACAACTCAAAATTTTCCAGTTTGTATTGTGAGATGAGCTTGTGGCGGAAGGTGTTGAGAGCCGCAAACATCCAGCAACGACCAGACGCTTTCTGGTTAGTAACCTTGTCCTTGGTCAAATCCAATGAGAAAACAGGGGTGTTGTCTACATGGCTTTGGCGACGTTCTAGAGCTGCAAAAATTCCGTTGTGGCTGGCAGCATTTTCAATCGCTTGGTATTTTACATTTGCTTCATAGTTGGCAAATAGTTTATCAGTAAATGATTCTTGAATCGCGTTCATAGATTCCTCCTTTTATTCTACAGTCTATTATAACTCTTTTCACAAAGGAAGCAACTAAAAAACATAAAAGGCGAGGACATTCTCCCTCACCTTTTTCGAATATAAACCAAATTAAGCAATACTAGCAAGAAGATTTTCCAATTCCTCCTTGGTCAAGCGACGCCATTCCCCTCGTTCTAAGTTCTCATCCAATACTAGCGTTCCCATAGTCAAGCGTTGCAAGTCTACTACTTCCTTGCCACAGTAGGCCACCATACGCTTGACCTGATGAAACTTCCCTTCTGCAATAGTCACACGGATTTGGCTTTGATTCTTTTCTGTATCTATGGACACAAGCTCCAACTTAGCTGGCTGGCAGGTAAAATCCTTGAGCGGAATGCCCTTGGCGAATGTATCCACATCTTCTTGGATCATAATTCCCTTGACCAGAGCCAGATACGTCTTGTCCACATGACGCTTGGGCGAAAGAAGAGCATGGGCCAGCTGACCATCATTGGTCAAGAGCAAAAGACCATGCGTGTCAATATCCAAGCGTCCTACTGGGAAAACTTCCTTGCTCCGAGCAATATCATCCAGCAAGTCCAGAACGGTTCTGTGCTTAGGATCCTCAGTCGCTGAGATAACTCCTTGGGGCTTGTTCATCATGTAGTAGACAAACTCTTCATACTCCAACACTTGCCCATCAAAGCGAATCTCATCTCTTTCTTCATCAATCTGCAATTTAGCTGACTTTTCTTTTTTACCATTTACCGTCACGCGCCCAGCCTTGAGTAAGTTTTTGACCTCTGTCCGACTCCCCACAGCGCAGGCAACTAAAAATTTATCCAATCTCATAGAACTATTATATCATGGAAATTGCTGAACTATTATCAATTTTATGGTATAGTATAAATATACTTCGTTTAAAAGGAAACATCCATATGTGGTTAATCTATTTATTTCTTATTTTTGTAGTAATAGCTTTATTTTTAAAGATTCTTCCATTTATTCTAATTGCACTTTGCTTATTCCTCATTTATGGTATATCTTTACATATTAGAAAAATAAGATATTTTAAAAGTCCAGGTTTTCTAGAACAAAAACAAAAAATTGCAGATACTATTATTGAGTTTAATGAGATTTCAGAATATGTAAAAGATATCCCAAATAAAAATCAATTTATTGTAAAGGATATTACAGGGAAACATGCACATTTAGCTCACTTTGAAAATACTAGCCAACATGACTATAAGCGAGATAAACATAAAAAAACTTTAAATCAAAGTAACGTTTATTCAACTTCCCTACAAGTTGTGCGACGTGCATCTGAAGAACCTATACATTATCTCTGTAAGTATTTCGGAATAACTGCAACCGAAGAAAGCTTGAAACAGCTTGAAGAAATCGGAGAGAATATCTCTCGAATGGAAAACACAATTGATAATCTTTATCAACGAGAGGAACAAATAAAAAACGACTTTAATCCTCCAAAATTTATTTTAAAATACTTTTCTAAAGATTTAATGAAAGAGTTAGATATCCACCTACCAGACATAAAGGTTGATTACACTTCTTATATTTTTGAATACGTGAGTGCAGGAGGCAATAGTTCT
Above is a genomic segment from Streptococcus sp. SN-1 containing:
- a CDS encoding PTS system mannose/fructose/sorbose family transporter subunit IID, with the protein product MTEKLQLTKSDRKKVWWRSTFLQGSWNYERMQNLGWAYSLIPALKKLYTKKEDQIAALERHLEFFNTHPYVAAPIMGVTLALEEERANGVEIDDAAIQGVKIGMMGPLAGIGDPVFWFTVRPILGSLGASLALTGNILGPILFFVLWNLIRMSFLWYTQEIGYKAGSEITKDMSGGILQDITKGASILGMFILAVLVQRWVNIKFAFDVAKVQLDEKAYIHWDKLPEGSKGIQEAFAQVGQGLSQTPEKVTTFQQNLDMLIPGLSGLLLTLLCMYLLKKKVSPITIILALFAVGIVAHVLHIM
- a CDS encoding HNH endonuclease, which codes for MEIAELLSILWYSINILRLKGNIHMWLIYLFLIFVVIALFLKILPFILIALCLFLIYGISLHIRKIRYFKSPGFLEQKQKIADTIIEFNEISEYVKDIPNKNQFIVKDITGKHAHLAHFENTSQHDYKRDKHKKTLNQSNVYSTSLQVVRRASEEPIHYLCKYFGITATEESLKQLEEIGENISRMENTIDNLYQREEQIKNDFNPPKFILKYFSKDLMKELDIHLPDIKVDYTSYIFEYVSAGGNSSQKTTILFNGETVEATAEYIAKKIKSKQTAQAQRSLMTNKLRTQIKERDHYTCQICAASTAEQSLLLLEIDHIVPVSKGGLSTPDNLQTLCWKCNRSKSNKIL
- a CDS encoding PTS sugar transporter subunit IIB yields the protein MSIGIIIASHGEFAAGIHQSGSMIFGEQEKVQVVTFMPNEGPDDLYAKFNNAVAAFDAEDEVLVLADLWSGSPFNQASRVMGENPERKFAIITGLNLPMLIQAYTERLMDAAAGVEKVAANIIKEAKDGIKALPEELNPVEEVASAAAAPVAQAAIPEGTVIGDGKLKINLARLDTRLLHGQVATAWTPDSKADRIIVASDNVAKDELRKELIKQAAPGKVKANVVPIQKLIDVAKDPRFGGTHALILFETPQDALRAIEGGVPIKTLNVGSMAHSTGKTMVNNVLSMDKEDVATFEKMRDLGVEFDVRKVPNDTKKDLFDLINKANVQ
- a CDS encoding PTS mannose/fructose/sorbose transporter subunit IIC, producing MSIISMVLVVVVAFLAGLEGILDQFQFHQPIVACTLIGLVTGNLEAGIILGGSLQMIALGWANIGAAVAPDAALASVAAAIIMVLGGDFTKTGIGVAQAVAIPLAVAGLFLTMIVRTLSVGLVHTADASAKKGDFKAVERAHFVALLLQGLRIAVPAALLLMVPTETVQSILNTMPDWLKDGMAIGGGMVVAVGYAMVINMMATREVWPFFAIGFVLAAVSDITLIGFGAIGVAIALIYLHLSKTGGNGGGGAATSNDPIGDILEDY
- a CDS encoding pseudouridine synthase, producing the protein MRLDKFLVACAVGSRTEVKNLLKAGRVTVNGKKEKSAKLQIDEERDEIRFDGQVLEYEEFVYYMMNKPQGVISATEDPKHRTVLDLLDDIARSKEVFPVGRLDIDTHGLLLLTNDGQLAHALLSPKRHVDKTYLALVKGIMIQEDVDTFAKGIPLKDFTCQPAKLELVSIDTEKNQSQIRVTIAEGKFHQVKRMVAYCGKEVVDLQRLTMGTLVLDENLERGEWRRLTKEELENLLASIA
- the pepC gene encoding aminopeptidase C, translating into MNAIQESFTDKLFANYEANVKYQAIENAASHNGIFAALERRQSHVDNTPVFSLDLTKDKVTNQKASGRCWMFAALNTFRHKLISQYKLENFELSQAHTFFWDKYEKSNWFLEQVIATADQDLTSRKVKFLLQTPQQDGGQWDMVVALFEKYGVVPKSVYPESVSSSSSRELNAILNKLLRQDAQILRDLLASGADQATVQAKKEDLLQEIFNFLAMSLGLPPRRFDFAYRDKDNNYQSEKGITPQEFYKKYVNLPLEDYVSVINAPTVDKPYGQSYTVEMLGNVVGSRAVRYINVPMERLKELAIAQMQAGETVWFGSDVGQLSNRKAGILATDIYDFESSMDIKLTQDKAGRLDYSESLMTHAMVLTGVDLDENGKSTKWKVENSWGDKVGADGYFVASDAWMDEYTYQIVVRKELLTAEEQAAYEAEPIVLAPWDPMGALAE